A section of the Chryseobacterium ginsenosidimutans genome encodes:
- a CDS encoding GH92 family glycosyl hydrolase: MKKILFLLFIIPFLQFKSQWIEKAPENPEEFVNPLIGTLSKPSLSNGNTYPAVAVPHGMNLWTPQSGKNGNGWQYTYDADKIRGIKQTHQPSPWMNDYGMFSIMPITGKMRFNEDERASWFSHKSEVSKPYYYSVYLADHNVTAEVTPTERAAQLRLTYPDSDNSWFVVDAFDKGSSITIIPSQKKIIGYSTKYSRGKLVGFKNYFVIYADKPFAKYSTWKDKDFVKDTLEITGNHCGAVVGFATKKGEKVNLRIASSFISLEQAELNLQRELNKDSFDDTFKKAKSAWNEKLKRVEVAGGTIDQMRTFYSSLYRMLCFPHKMYEINKAGEVVHYSPYSGKTEPGYRFAGTGFWDTFRALYPFLNLVYPSINVEMQKGLISDYKEGGWLPEWSSPSYSDIMIGNNSASVVADAYMKGLRDYDIETLYQALLHGANNEGPQATGRLGIEYYKKLCYVPYDVKINENVARTLEYAYDDFAIAQLGKALGKPESEWGEYYRRSQNFQKVIDPETKLARGRNQDGSFQTPFNPFKWGDAFTEGNSWHYTWSVFQDIEGLSKLMGGRKEFSKNLDKVFEMPPVFDDSYYGSTIHEIQEMVNANMGQYAHGNQPAQHIIYLYNYSGEPWKTQYWVRETMNRLYQPTPDGYCGDEDNGQTSAWYIFSALGFYPVTPATDQYVLGAPLFKKATIHLENGKNIEIKADNNSDEKRYVKSLNMNGQTYSKNWLSHQELMKGATLQFNMDNKPNKNRGTNEKDFPYSYSTDKK; encoded by the coding sequence ATGAAAAAAATTCTTTTTCTTCTTTTTATTATTCCATTTCTTCAATTCAAATCGCAATGGATTGAAAAAGCTCCCGAAAATCCTGAAGAATTTGTTAATCCGTTAATCGGCACCCTTTCAAAACCTTCCCTTTCTAACGGAAACACCTATCCTGCAGTCGCCGTTCCTCATGGAATGAATCTCTGGACACCACAGAGCGGTAAAAATGGAAACGGATGGCAATATACTTATGATGCCGATAAAATCCGGGGAATCAAACAAACGCATCAACCTTCACCATGGATGAACGATTATGGAATGTTTTCCATCATGCCGATAACAGGAAAAATGCGTTTTAATGAAGATGAAAGAGCGAGTTGGTTTTCCCATAAATCAGAAGTTTCAAAACCGTATTATTACAGTGTTTATCTGGCTGATCATAATGTAACCGCAGAAGTAACTCCTACAGAAAGGGCGGCTCAATTGCGTTTAACCTATCCAGATTCCGACAATTCTTGGTTTGTCGTGGATGCTTTTGATAAAGGTTCGAGCATTACGATTATTCCTTCTCAGAAGAAAATTATTGGATATTCAACAAAGTATTCCCGAGGAAAACTGGTTGGCTTTAAAAATTATTTTGTGATTTATGCAGACAAACCTTTCGCGAAATATTCAACATGGAAGGATAAAGATTTTGTAAAAGATACCTTAGAAATTACCGGAAATCATTGCGGTGCTGTTGTTGGTTTTGCAACTAAAAAAGGGGAGAAAGTGAATTTAAGAATAGCTTCATCTTTCATCAGTTTAGAACAGGCGGAATTGAATTTACAAAGAGAATTAAATAAAGATTCATTTGACGATACCTTTAAAAAAGCAAAATCAGCCTGGAACGAGAAATTAAAACGAGTTGAAGTCGCGGGCGGAACCATAGACCAAATGCGAACGTTTTATTCTTCTCTTTACAGAATGCTTTGCTTCCCACATAAAATGTATGAGATCAATAAAGCCGGAGAAGTTGTTCATTATAGTCCATATTCAGGGAAGACAGAACCCGGATATCGCTTTGCAGGAACAGGTTTTTGGGACACCTTCAGAGCACTTTATCCTTTTTTAAATTTAGTTTATCCAAGTATTAATGTTGAAATGCAGAAAGGATTAATCAGCGATTACAAAGAAGGCGGCTGGTTGCCGGAATGGTCGAGTCCCTCCTATTCTGATATTATGATTGGAAATAATTCAGCTTCTGTCGTTGCAGATGCTTACATGAAAGGTCTTCGAGATTATGATATTGAAACATTGTATCAGGCTTTGCTTCACGGTGCCAATAATGAAGGTCCGCAAGCTACAGGAAGATTGGGAATTGAATATTATAAAAAATTATGTTACGTTCCTTACGATGTTAAAATCAATGAAAATGTAGCAAGAACATTGGAATATGCTTACGATGATTTTGCGATTGCTCAATTAGGTAAAGCTCTGGGAAAACCGGAATCTGAATGGGGAGAATATTACAGACGTTCACAAAATTTCCAAAAAGTAATCGATCCCGAAACAAAATTAGCCAGAGGAAGAAATCAGGATGGAAGTTTTCAGACTCCTTTTAATCCTTTTAAATGGGGTGATGCTTTTACTGAAGGCAATTCCTGGCATTATACATGGTCGGTTTTTCAGGATATTGAAGGACTGTCAAAATTAATGGGCGGAAGAAAAGAGTTTTCGAAAAATTTAGATAAAGTTTTTGAGATGCCTCCTGTTTTTGATGATTCGTATTATGGTTCTACCATTCACGAAATCCAGGAAATGGTCAATGCAAATATGGGACAATATGCCCACGGAAATCAGCCTGCCCAGCATATTATTTACTTGTATAATTATTCCGGTGAGCCTTGGAAAACGCAATATTGGGTTCGTGAAACCATGAACCGCCTGTATCAGCCAACACCAGACGGATATTGTGGTGATGAAGATAACGGACAAACTTCGGCCTGGTATATTTTCTCGGCACTTGGCTTTTATCCTGTAACTCCGGCAACGGATCAGTATGTTTTGGGCGCTCCTTTGTTTAAAAAAGCTACCATTCATTTAGAAAATGGAAAAAATATTGAGATTAAAGCCGACAACAACAGCGACGAAAAACGATATGTAAAATCATTGAATATGAATGGCCAAACTTACTCCAAAAACTGGCTCAGCCATCAGGAATTGATGAAAGGCGCTACTCTACAGTTTAACATGGATAATAAGCCGAATAAGAACCGGGGAACGAACGAAAAAGATTTTCCTTATTCCTATTCTACGGATAAAAAATAA
- a CDS encoding RNA polymerase sigma factor codes for MKIKDAEIISLMQNPRTLEEGVRALMDAYQSRLYWHIRRIIVDGDLAQDTLQDTFIKAYQNFHQFKNDSQLYTWLYRIATNEALQQINKMKKMQKSDEDPEYYMQNLVADNTSGDAEEIQILLQSAIQSLPEKQKLVFMMRYYDDLPYEEISKIVDMSVGTLKTNYHYAKQKIEEYIKENYER; via the coding sequence ATGAAGATTAAGGACGCGGAAATTATTTCGTTGATGCAAAACCCACGAACTCTAGAAGAAGGAGTTCGCGCATTAATGGATGCTTATCAAAGTAGATTGTATTGGCACATAAGAAGAATTATCGTAGACGGAGATCTTGCTCAGGATACTTTGCAGGACACATTTATTAAAGCTTATCAGAATTTTCACCAGTTTAAAAATGATAGTCAGTTGTATACCTGGCTGTACAGAATTGCTACCAACGAAGCGTTGCAACAGATTAATAAAATGAAGAAAATGCAGAAATCTGATGAAGATCCTGAGTATTATATGCAGAATCTGGTGGCTGATAATACGTCCGGAGATGCTGAAGAGATACAAATACTACTACAGAGCGCAATACAAAGCCTGCCCGAAAAGCAGAAACTTGTATTTATGATGCGGTATTATGATGATTTACCTTATGAGGAGATATCAAAAATTGTAGATATGTCGGTAGGGACGTTGAAAACGAATTATCATTATGCCAAACAGAAAATAGAAGAATACATCAAAGAGAATTACGAAAGATAA
- a CDS encoding Rossmann-like and DUF2520 domain-containing protein, protein MQIVIIGSGNVAYHMAKAFVQNNIALAQIFGRNAQELNKISEELNIPNSTKILVDADLYIICVSDNSVEDVSKLITNKNVLVAHTSGSLPKEILAGEYRKASLYPLQTFSKSKELDYLTIPFFIETENESDKKILFEIASKISKNVMESTYEKRKYIHLTAVFACNFVNHLFSRAKEISDSQEIPFDYFLPLIDETVQKIHEIEPKSAQTGPAVRNDKRILELHEQLLKDESLEIYKTMNHSIQKMYEL, encoded by the coding sequence ATGCAAATTGTAATTATCGGTTCCGGAAATGTTGCCTATCATATGGCAAAAGCTTTTGTTCAGAATAATATTGCTTTAGCCCAGATATTCGGCAGGAATGCACAAGAGTTAAATAAAATTTCTGAAGAATTAAATATTCCAAATTCAACTAAAATTTTAGTTGATGCAGATTTATACATTATTTGTGTGAGTGACAATTCCGTAGAAGATGTCTCTAAACTGATTACAAATAAAAATGTTTTGGTTGCTCATACTTCCGGTTCTTTACCTAAAGAAATATTGGCAGGAGAATATAGAAAAGCGAGTCTTTATCCTTTGCAGACCTTTTCGAAATCAAAAGAATTGGATTATCTTACCATTCCTTTCTTCATTGAAACAGAAAATGAGTCTGATAAGAAGATTCTTTTTGAAATCGCTTCCAAAATTTCAAAAAATGTAATGGAAAGCACTTATGAAAAAAGAAAATACATTCATTTGACTGCAGTTTTTGCCTGCAATTTTGTAAATCATCTTTTTTCAAGGGCGAAAGAAATTTCTGATTCTCAGGAAATTCCATTTGATTATTTTTTACCGTTAATTGATGAAACGGTTCAAAAAATTCATGAAATTGAACCAAAATCAGCACAAACAGGACCCGCTGTAAGGAATGACAAAAGAATTCTGGAATTGCATGAGCAATTATTGAAAGATGAAAGTCTGGAAATCTATAAAACAATGAATCACTCAATTCAAAAAATGTATGAGTTATAA
- a CDS encoding KdsC family phosphatase, protein MSYKEKLKDIKAFVFDVDGVFTDGSVYLMPGGNMSRVMNVLDGYAVVKALKNNYLIGVITGGNDEMVKHRINYLGIQDYYPKSPDKMIDFEDFKAKYNLKNEEILTMGDDIPDLHIMKNSVIATCPENAVPEIKAIADYISPIKGGSGAVRDVIEQVMKVQGKWHDDNTQSV, encoded by the coding sequence ATGAGTTATAAAGAGAAATTAAAAGATATTAAAGCATTTGTATTTGATGTAGACGGAGTTTTCACAGATGGTAGTGTTTATTTAATGCCCGGAGGAAATATGTCTAGAGTAATGAATGTATTGGATGGCTATGCAGTTGTTAAAGCTTTAAAAAACAATTATTTAATCGGCGTTATCACCGGAGGGAATGATGAAATGGTAAAACACAGAATCAATTACCTTGGAATTCAGGATTATTACCCAAAATCTCCCGACAAAATGATTGATTTCGAAGATTTTAAAGCAAAATACAATCTTAAAAACGAAGAAATATTAACAATGGGTGATGATATTCCTGATCTTCACATTATGAAAAACTCTGTCATCGCAACATGTCCTGAAAATGCGGTTCCGGAAATTAAAGCAATTGCAGATTATATTTCGCCCATAAAAGGTGGAAGCGGGGCAGTACGCGATGTAATCGAACAGGTAATGAAAGTTCAGGGAAAATGGCATGATGACAACACTCAATCTGTCTAA
- a CDS encoding Maf family protein, with amino-acid sequence MKLLLASQSPRRKELLASLGFEFEVVKIDCEEIVPEKVKVGESAAYLSELKANAFRKLEEGEVLLTADTVVAINNQFLGKPQDENDAKNMLKLLSGKIHQVYTGITIKTLDKTITETDVADVELDEITDNEIEYYIKNYKPFDKAGSYGIQEWLGMSKIKRISGSFYTIMGLPTHLVYKILKEI; translated from the coding sequence ATGAAACTACTATTAGCATCACAATCTCCAAGAAGAAAAGAATTATTAGCAAGTTTGGGCTTCGAATTTGAAGTTGTAAAAATCGATTGCGAAGAAATTGTTCCTGAAAAGGTAAAAGTAGGAGAGTCTGCAGCCTATCTTTCTGAATTAAAAGCTAATGCATTCCGAAAGCTTGAGGAAGGCGAAGTTTTATTAACAGCCGATACCGTTGTCGCCATTAACAATCAGTTTCTTGGAAAGCCTCAAGATGAGAATGATGCCAAGAACATGCTGAAACTTCTTTCAGGAAAAATACATCAGGTTTATACAGGAATTACTATTAAAACTTTAGATAAAACAATTACAGAAACTGATGTAGCAGATGTGGAATTGGATGAAATTACAGATAATGAAATAGAATATTATATCAAGAATTATAAACCTTTTGACAAAGCAGGAAGCTACGGAATCCAGGAATGGCTTGGAATGTCCAAAATAAAAAGAATAAGCGGTAGCTTTTATACAATAATGGGACTTCCTACTCATTTGGTTTACAAAATTTTGAAAGAAATATAA
- the porW gene encoding type IX secretion system periplasmic lipoprotein PorW/SprE: protein MKKNILFLLVLCIAVSCVTKTKRPEQRSKFMKGFTTYYNTLFNAKDALNNEFETRDKAHKDNFYAPFIPILTYEDQPLGSDLGQSAAFAENSMKMAEVNQPQNTSGRGGPPGMPGNQMSGGAGMPSLSGAVNGTMDKMGLGKGSEGQPEQKGATTLEIAEAKALKAINKYSVIRHGEEQNKQIFDAYMILAQSRIYRGKSLEALDALNYVFTHMKDDKRIPLARIYQGLAYAEIKNYHKAQEVFSKLKSEKISKNYDKLLSIYQSEAYLDNGKKEEAVKELDRAFELNGNRKLKSRIAFLRGQILENLNQNEKARESFMAAYKYANNFEFEVKSQIEIAKTFNGNGDYSGARKYLEDISKKGTYASRKNEFYYALGLMANKAGKKDEAQEYFRKSLKEKVSDGQIRGLAYYEIGKGYLDKNDYIGAGTYYDSALAVMTYEPSKILLADQSVYIKKISKNYYLIKKNDSILNLAKMSTEQKTDFFTKYIAKVKVKEEREELERRRAERDKGFDTGDYSSKSIFANSPSTFEDFGVATKGFYFSNTGTVSKGTSTFKQTWGERALVDNWRFSKKMATIEDMKNDALGTNTAPNPRRFEPAFYIEQIPTDIAKLDQLKKDRDTASLGLGVMYQNYFTNTPLATKTLYDLVDVKPEEKVMLQALYEIFAMNYEKNPQASERAKQILLTDYPYTSYAEFARNPKNKTFVKSSEDVENQYKQAFALYETEKFGESKDIIEQTIQKYPKDALVPKLYLLNAFNSGKSSGKEVMILQLEQIVLNYAKTPEGEKAKEMLNYLKSDLSFQATDNKGNAIPQNPSNMSNNIPQQPSQQLNGTSTQQKPSSNNFMSNPQQMQPGGNGNRPPKKPNTNQPLQPTQTVPAKPQ from the coding sequence ATGAAAAAAAATATTTTATTCCTTTTAGTGCTTTGTATAGCTGTTTCTTGTGTCACGAAAACAAAGAGGCCGGAGCAGCGTTCGAAGTTCATGAAAGGGTTCACAACATATTACAATACCCTTTTTAATGCAAAAGACGCATTAAATAACGAGTTTGAAACAAGGGATAAGGCACATAAAGACAATTTTTATGCACCGTTTATTCCTATCCTTACCTACGAAGATCAGCCTTTGGGAAGTGATCTTGGGCAGTCGGCCGCTTTTGCAGAAAATTCTATGAAAATGGCAGAAGTAAACCAGCCTCAAAATACATCAGGTAGAGGAGGACCTCCGGGAATGCCAGGAAACCAAATGTCGGGCGGAGCAGGCATGCCTTCATTATCAGGCGCTGTAAACGGAACAATGGACAAAATGGGGTTAGGTAAAGGCTCAGAAGGCCAACCGGAACAAAAAGGCGCTACAACACTTGAAATTGCAGAGGCAAAAGCTTTAAAAGCGATCAACAAATATTCTGTCATCAGACATGGTGAGGAGCAAAACAAACAGATCTTTGATGCTTATATGATTCTTGCTCAGTCAAGAATTTACCGTGGAAAATCATTGGAAGCTTTGGATGCCTTAAACTACGTTTTCACTCACATGAAAGACGACAAAAGGATTCCTTTAGCGAGAATTTATCAAGGTCTGGCTTATGCCGAGATTAAAAATTATCATAAAGCACAGGAAGTTTTTTCTAAACTAAAAAGTGAAAAAATCAGTAAAAATTATGATAAACTTTTAAGTATTTATCAATCCGAGGCTTATCTGGATAATGGTAAAAAAGAAGAAGCTGTAAAAGAGCTTGACCGCGCTTTTGAGCTTAACGGTAACAGAAAACTAAAAAGCAGAATTGCCTTTTTGAGAGGACAGATTTTAGAAAATCTTAATCAAAATGAAAAGGCGAGAGAGAGTTTTATGGCAGCTTATAAATATGCCAACAATTTTGAATTTGAAGTGAAATCTCAGATTGAGATTGCCAAAACTTTCAACGGAAACGGAGATTACAGCGGTGCCAGAAAATATCTTGAAGACATCAGTAAAAAAGGAACTTATGCGTCAAGAAAGAATGAATTTTATTATGCTTTAGGCTTAATGGCAAACAAAGCCGGAAAAAAAGATGAGGCTCAGGAATATTTTAGAAAATCTCTTAAAGAAAAGGTTTCCGACGGGCAGATCCGTGGTTTGGCTTATTATGAAATAGGGAAGGGGTATTTAGATAAAAACGATTACATTGGCGCCGGAACTTATTATGATTCTGCATTAGCTGTAATGACGTATGAACCTTCTAAAATTCTTTTGGCAGATCAGTCTGTTTACATTAAAAAGATTTCTAAAAACTATTATTTAATTAAGAAAAATGACAGTATTCTGAACTTAGCTAAAATGTCTACAGAACAGAAAACTGACTTTTTCACAAAATATATTGCAAAAGTCAAGGTAAAAGAAGAAAGAGAGGAATTAGAAAGAAGACGTGCGGAAAGAGACAAAGGTTTTGATACCGGAGATTATAGTTCAAAATCAATTTTTGCAAACAGTCCAAGTACTTTTGAAGATTTCGGAGTAGCAACTAAAGGTTTTTATTTCTCCAATACAGGTACCGTTTCAAAAGGAACTTCTACCTTTAAGCAAACCTGGGGTGAAAGAGCATTGGTTGATAACTGGCGTTTTTCTAAGAAAATGGCAACGATCGAGGATATGAAGAATGACGCATTAGGAACAAACACAGCGCCAAACCCAAGACGTTTTGAACCTGCTTTTTACATAGAGCAGATTCCTACAGATATTGCAAAGCTAGATCAATTAAAAAAAGACAGAGATACCGCTTCTCTCGGATTAGGGGTCATGTATCAGAATTACTTTACGAATACTCCTTTAGCCACAAAAACGCTATATGATCTGGTAGATGTAAAACCTGAAGAAAAAGTAATGTTGCAGGCTTTATACGAGATTTTCGCCATGAATTACGAGAAAAACCCGCAGGCATCAGAAAGAGCAAAGCAGATATTACTGACTGATTATCCTTATACTTCTTATGCAGAATTCGCTAGAAATCCGAAGAATAAAACTTTCGTGAAATCTTCTGAAGATGTTGAAAATCAATATAAACAAGCTTTTGCTTTATATGAAACTGAGAAATTCGGGGAGAGTAAAGATATTATTGAGCAGACCATTCAAAAATATCCTAAAGATGCACTTGTCCCTAAATTATACCTTTTAAATGCTTTTAATTCAGGAAAATCGAGTGGGAAAGAGGTAATGATTTTACAGTTGGAACAAATTGTTTTAAATTATGCTAAGACGCCTGAAGGCGAAAAAGCCAAAGAAATGTTGAATTACCTGAAAAGCGATCTAAGTTTTCAGGCTACGGATAATAAAGGAAATGCGATACCTCAAAATCCTTCAAACATGAGTAACAACATTCCACAACAGCCTTCTCAACAGCTTAATGGAACGAGTACCCAACAAAAACCGAGCAGCAATAATTTCATGAGCAATCCTCAGCAAATGCAGCCTGGCGGAAACGGTAACAGACCGCCTAAAAAACCAAACACTAACCAGCCATTACAGCCAACGCAAACAGTTCCTGCAAAACCACAATAA
- the tsaB gene encoding tRNA (adenosine(37)-N6)-threonylcarbamoyltransferase complex dimerization subunit type 1 TsaB, whose amino-acid sequence MKILYIETSSKNCSVAISDKEKLLCLTEEVSENYKQSESLHTFIEWALEGAGISIKEIEAVSLGKGPGSYTGLRIGASSAKGFCYGLKVPLIAVNSLETMIEPFLNLNYDFVIPLIDARRMEVYTAVYDGKTGKEMSGTEAKILDETSFQEFKDKKVIFVGDGAKKAKEILQLPSAEFNETIYPSAQYLIKKSLEKIDKKEFEDIAYFEPFYLKDFHGVKKKKSED is encoded by the coding sequence ATGAAAATTTTATACATAGAAACTTCCTCAAAAAACTGTTCAGTAGCCATTTCGGATAAGGAAAAATTGTTGTGTTTAACTGAAGAAGTTTCTGAGAACTATAAACAGTCTGAAAGTCTTCACACTTTCATAGAATGGGCTTTAGAGGGAGCCGGAATTTCAATAAAAGAGATTGAAGCGGTTTCTTTAGGTAAAGGACCCGGTTCTTACACAGGATTGAGAATTGGCGCTTCTTCTGCAAAAGGATTTTGTTATGGATTAAAAGTACCATTGATCGCAGTGAATTCCTTAGAAACGATGATAGAACCCTTTTTAAACCTAAACTACGACTTTGTAATACCATTAATAGATGCAAGGAGAATGGAGGTTTATACGGCGGTTTATGACGGTAAAACTGGAAAAGAAATGTCAGGAACGGAAGCTAAGATTTTAGATGAAACTTCTTTTCAAGAATTTAAAGATAAAAAAGTAATATTTGTAGGTGACGGAGCGAAAAAAGCAAAAGAAATTTTGCAGCTTCCAAGTGCTGAGTTTAACGAAACGATATACCCTTCTGCACAATATTTAATTAAGAAAAGTCTTGAAAAAATTGATAAAAAAGAGTTTGAAGATATTGCTTATTTCGAACCCTTTTATCTGAAAGACTTTCATGGGGTAAAGAAAAAGAAAAGCGAAGATTAG
- a CDS encoding SDR family NAD(P)-dependent oxidoreductase, whose amino-acid sequence MKTILITGATSGIGKSTAELFAKQGNRIIICGRRSEVLESVKIELSEFTEIFSLKFDVRNLDEVETAINSLPQEWKNIDVLINNAGNAHGLDPLSAGKTDDWDSMIDGNVKGLLYVSKMVIPIMKERNSGHIVNISSVAARQTYANGVVYCATKKAVDVISEGMRIELTEFGIKVTNIQPGAVETDFSMVRFKGDSERAATVYAGYEPLKAEDIADSIAYCVNAPKHVCISDMTIYPSAQAEPRTIYRK is encoded by the coding sequence ATGAAAACCATACTCATCACCGGGGCAACTTCCGGAATAGGAAAGTCTACAGCAGAGCTTTTTGCTAAGCAAGGAAACAGAATTATCATTTGTGGAAGAAGATCGGAGGTTCTGGAATCAGTAAAAATAGAGCTTTCCGAATTTACCGAAATATTTAGTTTAAAGTTTGATGTTAGAAATTTAGATGAAGTTGAAACTGCCATCAATTCGCTTCCTCAAGAATGGAAAAATATTGATGTTTTAATTAATAATGCAGGAAATGCACACGGTTTAGATCCTCTTTCTGCCGGAAAAACAGACGATTGGGATTCTATGATCGACGGAAATGTAAAAGGACTTTTATATGTTTCAAAAATGGTTATTCCTATTATGAAAGAAAGGAATTCCGGGCATATCGTAAATATTAGTTCAGTGGCTGCAAGACAGACTTACGCCAATGGAGTTGTTTATTGTGCAACCAAAAAAGCTGTTGATGTGATTTCCGAAGGAATGAGGATAGAATTAACAGAATTTGGAATTAAAGTAACGAATATCCAACCGGGTGCTGTAGAAACGGATTTTTCTATGGTAAGATTCAAAGGTGACAGTGAAAGGGCAGCAACAGTTTATGCGGGTTATGAACCTTTGAAAGCTGAAGATATTGCAGATTCTATCGCTTATTGTGTAAATGCCCCAAAGCATGTATGTATTTCTGATATGACCATTTATCCGAGTGCTCAGGCAGAACCTAGAACGATTTACAGAAAATAA
- a CDS encoding YraN family protein, with protein sequence MATHNDLGKKAEDLAAEFLLKNGYKILARNFRYQKAEIDIITEKDSLIIVVEVKARSTDAFNLPQEAVNKRKIKLIVSAANHYLEEFNKQQEVRFDIISVLPDEKGNLSIEHIINAFEAFDAN encoded by the coding sequence ATGGCAACTCATAACGATCTCGGGAAAAAGGCAGAAGACTTAGCGGCAGAATTTTTATTGAAGAATGGCTACAAAATTTTAGCAAGAAATTTTCGATATCAAAAAGCAGAGATTGATATTATCACCGAAAAAGATAGTTTAATAATTGTTGTTGAAGTAAAAGCGCGCTCAACGGATGCTTTTAATCTTCCGCAAGAAGCTGTCAATAAAAGGAAAATTAAATTAATCGTTTCCGCTGCCAATCATTATCTGGAAGAATTTAATAAACAACAAGAAGTAAGATTTGATATTATTTCTGTTCTTCCGGATGAAAAGGGAAATTTATCTATAGAACATATAATCAATGCTTTTGAAGCATTTGATGCTAACTAA
- a CDS encoding S66 peptidase family protein, whose product MKKIFPKSLKKGDKIAVISPAGAVDATQLEKGIEMIKSKGYEPVLGEHLYTKFSNGYNYAGTEQERIKDINWALNDNEISAIWASRGGYGCQHLIEHLNLKNFTKNPKWYIGYSDNTVIQSYLLKKGFVSIHGQTIKTSSFGVTEESYNLIFDILKGKTPKYSLRSHQFNKRGIIAGELVGGNLALIYALLGTKYSFDFRGKILFIEDIGENFYALDRMIMSLELAGVFNKISGLIIGGMTNMGDEKENKQYEESFDEFAYKLISNRISKYNFPVVFGFPNGHIKDNRPLIIGGNVKLKVEDKVKVEF is encoded by the coding sequence ATGAAAAAAATCTTTCCAAAATCACTTAAAAAAGGTGATAAAATAGCTGTTATTTCCCCTGCAGGAGCAGTTGATGCAACTCAACTTGAAAAGGGAATAGAAATGATTAAAAGTAAAGGATATGAACCTGTTTTGGGAGAACATCTTTACACAAAATTTTCCAATGGCTACAATTATGCGGGAACAGAGCAGGAAAGAATAAAGGACATCAATTGGGCACTTAATGACAATGAGATTTCAGCAATCTGGGCTTCCAGAGGTGGTTATGGTTGTCAGCATTTAATTGAACATTTAAATCTTAAAAATTTTACTAAAAATCCGAAATGGTATATTGGTTATTCTGATAACACGGTGATCCAAAGTTATTTGCTGAAAAAAGGATTTGTTTCAATTCACGGTCAAACTATAAAAACATCAAGTTTTGGAGTAACTGAGGAAAGCTATAATTTGATTTTTGATATTTTAAAAGGTAAAACTCCAAAATATAGCCTTAGATCGCATCAATTTAATAAAAGGGGGATTATTGCAGGAGAATTGGTTGGAGGGAATTTAGCTCTTATTTATGCACTTTTGGGAACTAAATATTCTTTTGATTTCAGAGGCAAAATTTTATTCATTGAAGATATCGGCGAAAATTTTTACGCACTTGACAGAATGATTATGAGTTTGGAACTTGCCGGAGTTTTCAATAAAATTTCAGGATTAATTATCGGAGGAATGACCAATATGGGTGATGAAAAAGAAAATAAACAATACGAAGAAAGTTTTGATGAATTTGCTTACAAATTAATTTCAAACAGAATTTCAAAGTATAATTTTCCTGTGGTTTTCGGTTTTCCGAATGGTCACATTAAAGACAACCGACCTTTGATTATTGGTGGGAATGTGAAATTAAAGGTTGAAGATAAAGTCAAGGTCGAGTTTTAA